The following proteins come from a genomic window of Synechococcus sp. MW101C3:
- a CDS encoding sigma factor-like helix-turn-helix DNA-binding protein — translation EVKDLLCRARQPVSLETKVGDGEDTELLDLLQGDGTLPEESVDSECLRGDMRALLEQLPELQRDVLKMRFGLDGEEPMSLTGIARSLGMSRDKTRNLERRALDGIRSHSRRLEGYLVA, via the coding sequence AGGAGGTGAAGGATCTGCTGTGCCGAGCACGGCAGCCGGTGAGCCTGGAAACGAAGGTGGGCGACGGGGAAGATACGGAGCTGCTGGATCTGCTGCAGGGGGACGGGACGCTGCCGGAGGAGAGCGTGGACAGCGAATGCCTGAGGGGGGATATGCGGGCACTGCTGGAGCAACTGCCGGAGTTGCAGCGCGATGTGCTGAAGATGCGCTTCGGGCTCGATGGCGAAGAACCGATGAGCCTCACCGGCATCGCCCGCTCCCTCGGCATGAGCCGCGACAAGACCCGCAACCTCGAACGCCGCGCCCTCGACGGCATCCGCTCCCATTCCCGCCGCCTGGAGGGCTACCTGGTGGCCTGA